One genomic window of Ctenopharyngodon idella isolate HZGC_01 chromosome 18, HZGC01, whole genome shotgun sequence includes the following:
- the LOC127500185 gene encoding uncharacterized protein LOC127500185 isoform X2: MEGDSVTLNTEVQKYMLIQWMFGSTRIAEIDRLTQTNSTYDERFRDRLKLDQTGSLTITNTRTTDSGLYKVIVISKETSYMSFNVTVYESPQSTLSPERSLSSCAVNNLTVNQTEDANVTELHQPCSDYIHCCGSTEAMIRLVLSALVGVATVAFLVYDVRSTRSELNRMEESRYHHLIHGVKSDHQYEMSRSFSSRYVC, from the exons atggagggagattctgtcactTTAAACACTGAAGTACAGAAATACATGTTGATACAGTGGATGTTCGGAAGCACTCGAATAGCTGAAATCGACAGACTCACACAAACCAACTCGACATAtgatgagagattcagagacagactgaagctggatcagaccggatctctgaccatcacaaacaccagaaccacagaCTCTGGACTTTATAAAGTAATAGTTATCAGCAAAGAGACCAGTTACATGAGTTTCAATGTTACCGTCTATG AATCTCCACAAAGTACTTTATCACCAGAGAGATCATTGTCCAGCTGTGCGGTAAATAATTTAACCGTCAACCAAACTGAGGATGCCAACGTTACAGAACTCCATCAGCCATGTTCAG ACTACATCCACTGTTGTGGTTCTACTGAAGCCATGATCCGATTGGTTCTCTCTGCTCtggtgggcgtggctactgttgCTTTTCTTGTTTATGACGTCAGATCTACAAGAAGTGAACTGAACAGGATGGAAGAGAGTAGATATCACCATCTGATCCATGGAGTAAAATCAGACCATCAGTATGAAATGAGCAGAAGTTTTAGTTCCAGATATGTTTGCTGA
- the LOC127500185 gene encoding uncharacterized protein LOC127500185 isoform X1 yields the protein MVNAFVLFFVCLWRLVDVKTVSLMEGDSVTLNTEVQKYMLIQWMFGSTRIAEIDRLTQTNSTYDERFRDRLKLDQTGSLTITNTRTTDSGLYKVIVISKETSYMSFNVTVYESPQSTLSPERSLSSCAVNNLTVNQTEDANVTELHQPCSDYIHCCGSTEAMIRLVLSALVGVATVAFLVYDVRSTRSELNRMEESRYHHLIHGVKSDHQYEMSRSFSSRYVC from the exons ATGGTTAacgcttttgttttgttctttgtgtGCTTGTGGCGTCTGGTTG ATGTGAAGACAGTATCATTAatggagggagattctgtcactTTAAACACTGAAGTACAGAAATACATGTTGATACAGTGGATGTTCGGAAGCACTCGAATAGCTGAAATCGACAGACTCACACAAACCAACTCGACATAtgatgagagattcagagacagactgaagctggatcagaccggatctctgaccatcacaaacaccagaaccacagaCTCTGGACTTTATAAAGTAATAGTTATCAGCAAAGAGACCAGTTACATGAGTTTCAATGTTACCGTCTATG AATCTCCACAAAGTACTTTATCACCAGAGAGATCATTGTCCAGCTGTGCGGTAAATAATTTAACCGTCAACCAAACTGAGGATGCCAACGTTACAGAACTCCATCAGCCATGTTCAG ACTACATCCACTGTTGTGGTTCTACTGAAGCCATGATCCGATTGGTTCTCTCTGCTCtggtgggcgtggctactgttgCTTTTCTTGTTTATGACGTCAGATCTACAAGAAGTGAACTGAACAGGATGGAAGAGAGTAGATATCACCATCTGATCCATGGAGTAAAATCAGACCATCAGTATGAAATGAGCAGAAGTTTTAGTTCCAGATATGTTTGCTGA
- the LOC127499855 gene encoding uncharacterized protein LOC127499855 has protein sequence MSNSVVEKMDTPPLKISSQIRPKTTRGLKSFFTAVLFFLSCYKIYSFFFLDATDEMRTVSLTEGNSVTLHTDANKVQKYMLIQWRFGSTRIAEVSKLTQTNSTYDGPAERFRDRLKLDQNGSLTITNTRTTDSGLYTVTVISKETSYVSFNLTVNESPQSTSSLERSSSSNFLSTSCVVNNLTINQTEHANITELNQPSSDHIHCCGFVETVIRLVLSALVGMATVAFLVYDMRSTRSELIRPEKTRHHCQTHRLKSDRQYEMSRSFSSRYVC, from the exons atgtccaacagcgttgttgaaaaaatggataccccacctttaaaaaTTTCCAGTCAAATACGACCTAAGACTACCAGAGGATTAAAGTCTTTCTTTActgcagttcttttttttttatcctgttacaaaatatattcctttttttttctagatGCAACAGATGAAATGAGGACAGTATCATTGACGGAGGGAAATTCTGTCACTTTACACACCGATGCTAATAAGGTACAGAAATATATGTTGATACAGTGGAGGTTTGGAAGCACAAGAATAGCTGAAGTCAGCAAGCTCACGCAAACCAACTCGACATATGATGGTCCTGCggagagattcagagacagactgaaattGGATCAGaatggatctctgaccatcacaaacaccagaaccacagaCTCTGGACTTTATACAGTAACAGTTATCAGCAAAGAGACCAGCTACGTGAGTTTCAATCTTACAGTCAATG AATCTCCACAAAGTACCTCATCTTTAGAAAGATCATCAAGCTCCAATTTTTTGTCAACCAGCTGTGTGGTAAATAATTTAACCATAAACCAGACTGAGCATGCTAACATTACCGAACTAAATCAGCCAAGTTCAG accaCATCCACTGTTGTGGTTTTGTTGAAACTGTGATTCGATTGGTTCTCTCTGCTCTGGTGGGCATGGCTACTGTTGCTTTTCTGGTTTATGACATGAGATCTACAAGAAGTGAGCTGATCAGACCAGAAAAGACGAGGCATCACTGTCAGACTCACAGACTAAAATCAGACCGTCAGTATGAAATGAGCAGAAGTTTTAGTTCCAGATATGTTTGTTGA